AAAAATTGCATCCTGACATGGCTCTGGCTTATTGTCAAGACCAATGTTTTTGAACCAGTCGGATCGCGGTTGGACCGGATTTTTGGAATTGTTCGGATCAATAGATACCAGTCAGTTCATGAAGGGCTACAAGACTATGTTGTACTTAACATGggttaaatatttttcaatgttATTGttggttttagacttttagggTACAAAAACCAAACATATATTGCAGTATCTCTAGAAAAGAGTATAACACAACCTTAAATCGAGTTTAAGAATAATTGATCACGAAAAGGGAGCCAGGGAGGGCCAAAAAATCTTAGGCTGTCTCCCAGTCTCTTGTGTCTCTTTTAGGTGGTAGGGAAAGGGGTCTCTAGGGGGAGGAGGGAGGTCTCAAAAAGGAGTCTGCCTTCCTCCATTCTGTAAATCTGCAGCTACttttaaagtaaatatattactatattttaagacaagaaagaaaaaaacttactttataaataaaaaaataaaatcacatacCGGCCACTCATCAAAGTTTGTTTTGAAGTGGTAATATTTTTGGTCGAGATGGAGACTTGTCGTGGCCAGCGTGTCTCAGTTGGATCCATCTTATACTATTTTACTTTATCAATGTGAAGTGTTTGTTACTAAATGAATATACTATTAGGAAAGCGTTTAAGTTCAAGGACAAATCATGTGCATTGTTTATCATTCCTGTGATCTGATTTggacatatattttttattaaacacTATATATACTGATTAGTGTCAGCCGCCAAGCTACTTGCTGCTTGGCATTCTTTAATGaggttttataattatataataatgacATGATACATCTGTTCAAAAGTAAAGGAAAACAATGACATTGGATGATAGTTAAACTCTTACAAATCACGAGTCGACTCTTATGAGTCGAGTCAATTTATACCTAAAACAAATCGACTCGTTGGGTGAATCGTTTTTGGCCAGACTCTTAAGAGTTGCTATGAAAAGTTGTAATAAGTCACGAGTcgcaaacttataattattataatttgatactattgatatatgttatatttattcttatattattttgtgtattataatgtaattttgattgttttattgCTAAAATGGAGacaaattgtaagtttataacttaaaactattgaatatgttatattttgataaatttatcaagataataaatttatattttgtttctaaagatgtcacatatataattatattatattatgtgatatttaaaaatgttctgactcttacgagtcgagtcaagtTCCAAGTCACGAGTTAAAAAGTCATGTTTTCAAGTCGAGTCAACAGTTACGAGTCGACTAATacatataattagtataagttaATTGCTTGTTGGCgttattttatgtaaatattttgttGGCATATCaaactttattaatataataataagcaTATAAGTATAATTTAGGTACATGAGATCTAAAGGTATTAGAAGTTAGGCCAAAAAACACTGCTGTAATTACTACTTAGTGACCGACACACAAAGATACAAATTTCTTAAAAGAAGAATGCTTGGTACTTATAACACAATTTGGCCGATTTATTATTGTATCAAGACTAATAAGTGTTTTCATATCAAAGGGAAATCTGATTATGACATGCAACTTTTGTGCATAGGTCGTTTcggaaagtttaaaaaaaaaaaaaaaaacactatcaTGCCAAGTTCATCTCATATTAGTATCTTTATTATTTGTTACGGTTTATAACGACCTTTAGACGGTATTGACGTTTCTTGACAGCACAAGACCCTTCCACTCCTACTGGTAACaggaaaaaaaagttgatatgtTGTTAGGGTTAAAATTTACTTCGATAACATGCCTCATATATAAGTCTAGTGACCTAATGAAGTTTCATTCTAAAACTAATTGTTGATATATAAATACTCCAATAGTACACAAGTTTACGTTATGCagatttttataataaagagAAAAATTAATGTACGACATCTATCCGAATTCCTAAATATTAAAGAGACTTTACAAACAATTCGCAAACTTTTTTATATGGGGTTTGTCTCCTCAGAAAACCATTTGATTTTTTGATATTGAAAGAAATGGTTAGGACACGGGGTAGGTAGGTGGGTGAGGAGATTAATCGTACCAATAAATGATTCTTGGCTCTCAAGGACGAATCAACAACAGCTTGTCAAGATACAAATCAATAATTCGCTAGTCAAGACAATTTGGCCAAGTAATCACATCTCTATGTTGTTACATGATATCTCTATGTTCTACATGATTATCACGTAATGCATTTTACACtaacaaacttttatttttgagCTAGACTAAAATTTTCTATCTGATCCGATTTTAAAAAGCTATTTTACACTATACTAGTTACTAACTAGTAGCCAATGTCGACGATTAATAGCATCGAACTTGCCAATGATTTACAATTGGAATAGTGTCTAGACACCCATGGGGTTTTTCACAAAATGGGGTTATATAATGGTATGGGCAAAGGTTACTCAACGGCCAACGCAATTTGCGTTTGAGGACGAATGGGTTCATCTTTCACTATCAAGCTACCCCAGGTAATTGGACTTTTAACAATTGATCGTTAAGGGGGAAAAAAATCAAACTTAGCCATCCTTAACGATATCTATTCATTGAAATTTTAAGATATGTTTATTTACGTCCGCGTTACGATTCATTGGAAAAGTATTTGAAATTTTCTAATCCCACTCATCATCTATCTACCTAATATATATTCACAGCTGTAAATGTAAATTGTTTAAAGTATAACTAATTAAGCTAAAATTGATGATAAACATTATACTTCGTATATGCCTACCCCACATATTCACATGGATGTTTAACAACGTGGAACCTACGTGTCATCTATAAGATAATATTGACACGTGTCTATTAATAACTAATCACAAAAATGCTTACGTCTGTTTTGTATCTCTTCTCTATTACCTATTCTATAAATAAGTAACCATCACCTCCAATTCTCCACATCTATctattctattattattattctcatCATTCGATCACTGCCGTGTTTTGAATCTTCATCTGtagaaagaagagaaaaagaaattttcTTTCCGCAATTCGAACCAGTGAAACGTCGTACAAcgttttataaacatatattaattttggtCCAAAAAGTATATACATAAAATGAAAGAAAGTGTCGGGAATCCTTTACATCTAAAATCATTGAATCATATATCGCTTATATGCAAATCTGTTGAAGAATCTTTAGATTTCTACACAAATGTTTTAGGATTTGTGCCGATCAGAAGGCCTGGATCCTTCGATTTCGATGGTGCATGGTACGTCCCTCGTAattcaattcaatatatatatacttaatttgtTACGTgtaatatataatgttttaattatatttgtacgttcttaatatatatatgattgagtATTTAATAATTGATGTGGTTTTAATTTGTAGGTTGTTCAACTACGGAATTGGAATTCATCTGTTACAATCGGAGAATCCGAACAACATGCCTAAAAAGACTGAAATTAACCCCAAAGACAATCATATTTCTTTTCAGGTACTTACGTATCTAAAACTTGTTACTATTAGATATACACTTGATCTCATGTTTGGTTAATTAATAACAATATACTTCATTAATTTTATGTCTTATAATTAATATGATGATATGAATATATAATGGGCGTATGTACGTACAGTGTGAGAGTATGGGAGCAGTGGAGAAGAAGCTAAAAGAGATGGGGATAGATTACAAGAGACAAAGGGTGGAGGAAGGCGGGATATATGTGGATCAGTTATTTTTTCATGATCCCGATGGTTTTATGATCGAAATATGTAACTGCGACAACTTACCCGTCATCCCAATTGCCGGAGAAATGGCTAGGTCATGTTCTCGCCTTAATTTAGATATCATTTCTAAGAAACAGATACAAACATTTGTTCAGATGTAATGTATATCACTAGCTGTTTTCCATGataatttctattttattatgttatgatgatgataacctttaagtttgttttaaaggttaattaattagtttctCTGTTGTATGTGTTTTTGGACGTTGTAGGttcttttaataaatttaatttggTGCGATATAATAAATGGTTCACATTTATTCCCATCATTTTTTAAGGTTCCATCACTACTAGTGACTCTGTTTAAAAGCAGCGAAAGTGACATAGTACATTTTTAAAAcgatacatacacatataaatgTTTCATTATCATCATACCTATTTAGATACAGGGATATAGGGAGATCATCTGTATACTATTATACTATTAGATTTTGGCAATACATTATTAAATGtcttttatgttttattgtATAATGTAAAACATATGTGTATTGCCAATTATAGTGTTATATTGTATAACATAAAACATATGTGTATTGCCAAAGTGGGATACTGTACAGATCAGTTACCATATATgtaatacatgttttttttttttaaaacaatcatTGAGTGTCATTAAGCTAGCTAGAcactaaggtcgcgtttggttcatagaatgtgatagaatttgatggaattgaaattgaatttcattACTTAGTGTGTTTAGTTGATTAAAAATGGAGGAATCATATTCTGTTGGAATGTTAatatttcatcatttgatggaaaCTTCATTCTTTGGGGATGAGGGAAGAAATTTTATTCCCTtctttatttgaatttttaaaaaatcaaaaacattccttcagaattcaattttttttaaaaattacattccttccaaaaacattatgtgaaccaaatgCGCTCTGAATGCATATGAATAGGCGGGTCactctattttaatttttttatcttgATTATTTCATGGGGAGAGGATTCTTTCaagttattttttcaatttgattCAAGTTTGGGAAATCTTAACCCTtagttaaaaattaagggtcaagatttaaagatggTCTATGAATTTTGgtccttaatttttatttaaaggtcaaaattattctaacatgactagtcatgtaaTTTGGAACATATGAAGTTGTTTACAGATATGTGTCATGAGTCATGACAAActttatatattgttatattctTGAACTTAATAAAGACAATAATGCAAAAGTGACTCATATTgctaattataaaattatgaaGTATGTCGTCTTGCTTTATAACCCAATTTGACATGTACAATAGTAATTATAAACGGGAGCATGGTCTAGAAAGAAATAGTACCAAGGAAAGTGGTGAGATACACGTcgcttttgttatttttaaacttgtttagttttaaattacaatcttaaaataagaacacgatgagaaattttaaaactacatttttatacattaaaagtccataaaactaacatagtatataattaactatcattatttaagtgtttaacaacatattggcCTGTTAAAATTGAGAAaattaatcatgttttttggttttgtgcatctggatgcatattcattaaaaggatgcatccaacaaaaaacgtgtttttttcgattttgatgaatcaatgtgttgttaaacacttaaataataataattagttatgcactatgttagttttatgcacttttaatgcatcaaaattatgtttttaagtcttctttcttattttaagagtgttctcaccagAGTATCATAAAACCTATAATATATAatggttgttttattttacctagaacctatatatatatatatatatatatatagagagagagagagagagagagaaagaaagaaagagagaaaaaaggtCTCTCCTTAGGGTGGGGGGAGAGCTTCCCcgctcctcccctcccctctctgatttttcttctcctcccctcccctccccgaaaCCTAGGAGCACTTCACCAcctctcccctcccctccccacccttttctatttaatttcatttctatttattttttaaaactaaaacattttatttagtaaactaaaactaatacaacttaaaaacacaaataaaacacataatcttattcaaacatacgaaaacaagtaaatcataaaacttaatcaacataaacatacaaCTAAGGCGCCGGCCATCCGTACTGCTCACAAAGGGCGCGTTTCTGCGCCAAAACCATCTCCAACATCGGCCCGCTGAGGTGATCGTGTGGCCTGATCACGAAGTCCATATCATTCTGTCGCTGCTGACTCTGGACCATCCGTGTCATCTCCTCCTCCCGTTTCCTCCTACCCTCTTTCGCCGCCATATAGCTATCCATCATCGCCTTCTGCATCTGCATCTTCTCCTCCCGAGCTCGTTTTTTATCCTCATTGTCGCATTTCAACTCCGCAACCATCTTCAAGAACTCCTCAGATGTAGTAGAGGCGGAAGGAGTAGCCTGCTTACCCTTAGTTTTACGGCGGGGTGGCACGGGTCTAGCCTGATGTACTAGTGCATCATCCATGTCGTTCCCTCCCTCCTCTTCTTGCTCCAAGTGGTCCTCATTCAAGTCAATATGGACCGACGGCTCCCCTGATGAACGTACATGGACAGACCCTTCCGTTCTTGCCCTTTTGCTACCCGACTCCTCACAAATCCCCTCCAAAGTAAGAACCTCCGACCATTTCGGTCCTCTCCTCAAAACTTGTCACGCCTCTACATGCGGAAACCCAGACTTGTTATTGTATTTCCGCATATACAATGCCACGGCCACCTTAAACACATCCTCGTCACTTTGGCCACTCGACATCTTACTTTTCTTCACATTGTAAATCCCACAAAAACCCGACACCTTATgcttcaaatccttccatttcgaCCGACACATTTCAGGGGTATGTCCCGACTCACGGTTCAAGTGTGAGTCCAACTGAAACTTCACCTTCTTCCAAAACGAACCCGCCGTTTGGGCGTTTCCGACGTATGGATCCTCAGAAACGTTTAACCAAGCTTTTGCCAAACACGCCTCTTCATCCTTCCCCCAATTTCGACACTCTCTTTTACCTTTAACCGAGACTTGGGTCTCGGGTATTGCTTCCACCTCTTCCTCCTCcacgtcttcttcttcttcttcttcttcttcttcttcttcttcttcatcttcaacctGCTGAGTCGCGAAGTGTGATGATGAACCACCCGCGAAACCCGAAAACCCGGGTTGAGTTTCATTCGcaaaacccgaaaacccggTATTCGGTTGCACACTTGACGGGACAGAATCGAAAAACAATGGATCCATACTATTCAAGAAATCTTCAACACGTTGTGGCCTATACACATCTTCGACCGTATTTTTTTGCGAAGGAGGAGGTGGCATAATATCGCGATTGTTTAGCGGTGGCGCGTTTCTACGTTTTTTGGGTAGATTTGAGCAAGTgggtttttttggtttcttcCCCCTATTCATTTTTGAGGGTTTAGATGGATgattttgttgaaaaaaaaaaataaagaagaaagttGGAGGGGGCTGTGTTCGGccagaaagaagaagaaaagaaaaatgaggaagaaaagagaaagagaagagaaaaagagaagagaaaaagagaagagaaagagagaaaaagtaGGTGGGCcccacgtttttttttttttttacaacggTCACAAAACTGGGTACCCAAACCGGCATCACTGTGCCCAGGCTGCTCCCCTCCCCaccggtaccggggggtcggAGCGGTGTTCCTTCCGGTACCGACCCGGTACCGGTCCGTGCCTCAACCACTCCGTCTAGCCTTATAGGAGTCACTTCTTCCCCACTTATTCCCGCTTTCTCTCTCCTAAAACACCCCAAGAACACCCTCCTCTTTATACTACCCACTTTTTCACCACTTCTTCtactattcatccattatttcatttttcttttttaaaaaattgaacaaatacataatattacttaaaaataaaacattacatattatttttcttatacaaaactaaactaactttaaaacaaattaattaacaaatattttataatttactaaaaatctatatataagttTGGGGGTTAGAAGTAAACTTTTAAAACTGAAACAGTTAGTTTGCAAAATATAATAAAGTCCaggggttaaaatgaaaataagcaGTATTAATTTAGTATTATATgtacatcatcttcttcaatgtgtatatctatatgtatatatcgatCTCCTTCTCCTGCACACATCTTCAATGGTttgtttatggttttttttaaccGTTCATCGTCGACTTGGGCCCCACAAACCTACCAAAATGCGCGTTCAAAGTTAGAACAAACGAAAAGGACGCAAGGGTCGACGCCGGCCGTGCTAATACCGTCGCGGTGTCAGTATGCGTCGGACACCCCAAAACGCGcctataaggagaggcctaacATAATAGCCTAAATATCATTTTAACACTCTAAGaaagtgacatgtggtatccactaattttctttcctaatcttacccactgatttttccacatgtcatcatccaatagttatgaggatttttaggctattttgttaagatgattaatcattttccttatatatatataataagtattaaaataataaataacaaaactggtaaaaaataacaaaatatgaacagaacaaatttaaaagaataaattttatGTAGTGGAAAAAAAACATTATCTAATTACAATTGAGaacaaactaaattaatgtTAGAATATCagcacatatacatataacaattcacgagtacgcagcggatAAGAACGTATATGCAATCAGATTAATTAACAAAGGGAATTGAATATATGTACCTTTTAGCGTAAGCTtccaataagataataataatgatattattattgattagggtttaaagtaaaactccTCTATGATCGCACACTTGACACCCttataatgtatgctagtacctgaTCACGAACTACAACCCTTTGTCTTTATCTCCTAAAGTCGAAACCCTAAGctaaacccgaaaaccctttttcttgcTTGTACTAGTCGTCCAAAGAGAGGACGAGAAGAGAGGTTTTTCACAATTGATTTTATTGTGAATGTGTGTGAAAATCCTTGAAAttaaccctctatttataggcttaatTGTAAGGGTTATTACCTTGGTGGACAAGCAATCCTAAAAGCTTTCAAAGCCTTAGAATTTCAGCCCCCATagtggaattaggaaacaattttaattccGAATTTCACTTAAACACCccccttttttaattaattaaacactattaaaaatttaatttagtttaattaatcatttcatgatcatattaattaatatattactcttaatacattaattaattatatagagTTTACGTTTCATTTTGTGTAACCTTGTAAGCTTAAATAATTTTCAGACATGCGTTTATTTAACGTGATTACATACCAACAATTAAAAGAGATTACGacaatataacaatttaatatcaaataataaacaaacacgaacaaaataccaaaatataaaattaaagtgatataaaagaaatcgtatgtttttctttttttacttttaagaatattatatatctttaaaattttaaaaagtttgttttgatagaaaaaaaatttataatagtgttttaaataaaattatacttaataaacaaataaaaaataaaaaagtatatagaaAAAGAGAGAGCTAGAGTAAATAGGAGAGAGTTTTACGTTTAAAAAAGCTTTAAAGGATGTCAGAgctcaatcttttttttttttagttataatatAGATTAGCGTTCAAAAATCTATAAGaatgttattatattttagGAGAGATGGTAAAAACAAATACATGGAAGATCTCTGATCCTTCAAAAAAGGATTATAATGTCatattagttttaaaaaatcatcAAGTAATATGGATTTTGTaaggttttgttttttgtttttttctttgggTACAAACTATAGATATCCTGATTAGATTTGCTTATAAGTATGTTTTTGTTTACAAAGACTTGTTATAGTATATGATTACTTGCTTACAAAGCTCATTAGTATAGGTTACTTAGAATTAGAAGAGGCCGGTATCCGTACAATATGACAATGGTAATTGTAACGAGGGTATGGTGATATACAATTGATGGTTTCTAATCTTGAAGTTATAGAACTTTTAGTAATGATTTGGAACTTTCATAGAAGAATAATAAATACTAGTATATTGAAATAGTTTGCTCGGGTGCagttaattagttaatttagtGTAATTTATTTACCGTTTGGCTTGTAATCATGACAAATGTTTACATGCTACTATCACTGTCTTCACGTTGCTATCCGTTTCTATTGCCACTGTTGCTGAATGTTGTGATTGCGTTGTGTTGTGTATATCCTTCTTTGTTTAATTAAGCTGGctatcttttaacttatttGAAAAAAGTATTTActcaaattataaatatagtGCGGGGTTTAATTTGAGGATCTATTTAGCGAAAGGTTTTTTTGATGCGAGTCcggttaaaaagatttttttttttttagtaaaaccaAATTAAGATTAATTtcaatttatctattttttctaAGTACAGtttttgataacttttttaCGTGACTAAATGATTGTTCCAAGAGGGAGTACTCTaaagtaagtttttaatatatatttgttaaaagATTTGAAGTGAATAAAAAACACTAAAAAGATAGAAATAACCTAAAGTCCACTAGGTTTGTCCATCAGCGGaataaagttattataaaagcTACCTTAAATTGcaaattaatcatttcattaTTGGTAGTGTTTTTgcacaatttcatcaaatttgtCGTGATATAACAGAAGTCATGACTTATGTATTGTTTGCGCCTAACATGATACGATTTTAGCTTAACAGATTATGTTATGTTTGGTTTATTTTGCTAATAATCGATTGATTCCACAATTTTGATCCCAAAGTGATGTATATGGCGTCTACAATGGACAAACAACTGTCGTATTATGACCTAATCGATGTCAGATATATCTACTATATGTGCAAATAGATGTAGCATATCGACCATTTACTAAATTACCCTAAGTAATAAATACTAGCCTTGTAATTTAGTAAATATGAATGACATGTATAGACAATGAAGGCTAGATCAACTAGCTGGAGTCATCCCTGGTTTTACCCTAGGTCATGAGTTCGACTCTCTAGAGTGACATGTCCTGGGGGGTTTTCTTttgaatcacctgtaacggcttatggtctacattTCGTAGTCTAGAGTATGTGCAGGACTTCACATTATACAGTGAGGTGTCATCTGATATCGAATACCGACtgcttgttaaaaaaaagaatgacatgtatagaataaataaatacatattacCTTCTTCACTAAAGTAACTCGATGTGAACAatgaaataaaagtttataaacataatgtacaatcaaaacaaatatatattttataaacaaattatataagaaAGATGTTTTGCTTATAGACTTTGCAATTTCAAACACTTTGTTttcccatattttttttttcctcttcttCACAGTTCTAAATGAAAGttttcaacatttttcttttgcttttcaATATTTGTTTTCAATATACTTGCTTTAAAGATTGTTCCATATTTTCCAAATTTCACACCAACAAGCTTATAGTTAGTAGCCTAAAATTAACgcttttagtttatataattagatTTAAGTATGTTGAAAAATGTTTGCTTagaatttataatattttatatgcaTGTGTGACAATGTTATAAGCCTTTAGGTCATTTAACGACAGTTTTGGTAGAGCATTGGCTATCATGCCCAGAGTATCAAGTAACCCATAACCGGTCTTATCTGGATATTTGTTAATACGGGCTAGGTAGAGTCACAACAACTTTTTTCTGCACATTTTTTATAGATGTAAACTTTCGACAATTCTAAACTTATAATACAACTTTGT
The Erigeron canadensis isolate Cc75 chromosome 2, C_canadensis_v1, whole genome shotgun sequence DNA segment above includes these coding regions:
- the LOC122589095 gene encoding metallothiol transferase FosB-like, whose protein sequence is MKESVGNPLHLKSLNHISLICKSVEESLDFYTNVLGFVPIRRPGSFDFDGAWLFNYGIGIHLLQSENPNNMPKKTEINPKDNHISFQCESMGAVEKKLKEMGIDYKRQRVEEGGIYVDQLFFHDPDGFMIEICNCDNLPVIPIAGEMARSCSRLNLDIISKKQIQTFVQM